The Lolium rigidum isolate FL_2022 chromosome 2, APGP_CSIRO_Lrig_0.1, whole genome shotgun sequence genomic interval ATATATCTGCATACGCCGGCGGCTGACCCAGTAGCCGGCAATGAACCATCTTGTCTGACTAAGCGAGAATGTCGCACCACCAGAGCTGCTTCTCCAGCGATGCAATGCTGTGGTCACCGATCATGTTGCAGAACTGGAGATTGAGGCCCTCAAGCTTACCCATGTTGCCCAGGAACGGCACACTCCTCTGAGTGACATTCGTGCAGCCAAACAGCGAGAGGACACGAAGCTGGAACTGCTTTGCGGCTGCCAGGCTTGCGATACCAGAGTCGCTAATCATGCAGTTAGAAAGATCAAGCTCCGCAAGCTCAGCGCAGTTCTCAGAAATGGAGAAGAGGCTTGCATCTGTGATCTTGCTGCAGCCCTCAAGGCTAACTTGCTTAATAGATTTCCCATGTGCCTTCATCAGGGCAGAAACAGCAACATCTGTAATGTTCTTGCAACCACTGAAGTCAACCTTGACCAAACCACTCTCCGAAGATGTAATCAAGGGAAGAAGCCCACTGTCAGTGACCTCACCGAGACCACTCAGATCGACCTGCTCCAGCTGAGGACAAATCATTCCAACCACAGCCAAGCTTGCATCAGTGAAACCCGGGCAATCCTTGATGGTCAAGAAACGGAGCGATTTGCAGACAGGCAGCCGCGCAGGAGCGGCGCAGATATCCTTGACACCGGTGCATTTCACCAAAGAGAGAGCCCTGAACTTCTGGCTGCAGTTGACGAGGCAGGCAAGAACACCGACAAGAGTAACCCTGTTGCACTCCTCAAGCTGCAGGTTCTCCAGCAGCTTGGCTGATTCCGCGAACGCCTTGAGACCAGCATCGGACACATGCTCGCACTTCTTGAGGCAGAGCTGCTTCAGGCTTGAGCAGAACTTGGCAACAGAGACAATGGCGAGATCGGTGACCCCAGGGCAGGAGGTGACACTGATGCACCTCAGATTCTGCAGGCCGTTGGCATTGGCCATCACCCAGAACCCCCTCTCCCCAACAGCAGCAAGGCGAGCAAGCGTGAGATCCGTGACGGCCTTCCCGTAGTACCCAATCACGGCCAGCGAAGCATCAGTGATGTTCAGCCCCTGCAGCCGGATCTTGGCCAGAGTGGCAGACGCCGAGCAGACGAGGCTAGAGATGCCCTGGTCCCCGACGTGCGCGCAGTTCTTGATGCTCAAGGCCTGCAGCCTGGCGCAGCACCGGCCGACCGCCCTGAGGCCGTCGTTGCCGAGCCCGGAGCACGACTCCATGGTGAGGGAGACCAGGTCGGGGCACCCCTGCGCCACGGCGGCGAGGCCCTTGTCCGTGATGAGCGGGCAGGCGGTGATGTCGAGGCGCTCCAGCTTGGGGCACCCGGCGGCGATCTCGGCGAGCCCGGCGTCGGTGACGAGCGGCACGTTCCAGAGGGCGAGGGAGCGGAGGTTTGGGCTGGCGCGGGCGACGGCCAGGAGGCCCTGGTCCGTGACCCCGCGCGCCGGGTGGCTCCCGCGCACGGCCAGCCTCTCCAGCCCGCCCCGGGACCCCGCGacgacggccatggcggccaggcGGATGTCGGTCGCCTCCTTGCCCTCGAGCGCCCGCTCGACGGCGGGATccgcggcgggggaggaggaggagtcgtccTCCATGACGAACTCCTCGTTGAGATCCGGGAGGGgtggggcggtggtggtggcgtggTGGCCGAGCTCGGAGGCCCGGATGGAGGCGAGGAGCGCGAGCCAGCGGCGAGAGACGCAGGCGGAGTCGGCCCGCTCGCGGCCGCCCGGGAGGCGGCGCAGGACCTCGAAGAGGCACTCGTCCGGCAGCGCGTCCAGGGACGGCTGCGCCGGCTGCCGCGCCTTCTTGCTGGCCCTCACGtactccgccgccgctgccgcggcggcgaccgccgaCGCGGCCACTAGGGAGCGCTTCCGCTGCTGCTGGACCTGGacgacgccgccggcgccgcggcaGAACATGCCGGAGAGCTCCGCGGGGGCGGAGACGAGGCACCCGCCGTCTGTTTGACCCAAAAGAAAGAAGAACACGTCATCAGGCACGCGCACGCAAAGAAGAGAGCTTTCCTCGCAACAAACCCCAACCGAAAGCAAGAAACTCTCttgcaagaaaaacaagaagatatAAAATCTTTGGATCGATCGCTTACCTCCATAGGCGCGGAAGGCAGGCATGCCGAATCACCCGAGAACGAGGAGATCCCTTCGAGGAAGAAGAAAATCACAGCCAAGAacagagccgccgccgtcgcaggaTCCTCGCCGCCGGAGAGGGCCTTAAGCATTTACAGGCGACCACCACCGAAGAAGAATCGGTAGCCGAACCCTATCGCCGCCGCGACAGGGAAAAAAGGagcagggagaggaggggagaaaCTCTGCGGAGGACGAACGAAGGGGAAAGCGCGACCTTGGGCCGAGGGTAtaggggaggaagaagaggagagagaCGGGTGGGAATCGATAGAATAATCGGAGAAAAGAAAGCGGGGTGGGTCGCTCTTGGTGGTCGGAAGGGGCAGGCAGGCAAGTTGCGGTGGATGCACTGAACCTGCGCAGTAGTACACCCTGTGTGCGGTGGAGAGGATTGAGatagatggatggatggatggatcggCACTCGTTCCTGGTACATACGTTGCACATGCAggcgtcttcgtcttcctcccgtTTTGGCGTCATGGAGCTGTATTCCGTCTGCCCTacttttcgtttttcttttctcATTGCGGTTGGAGTGTGGGTTTGATGGGAGATTCCTGTTCCAAGGTGTCGACACGTGGATGGGCCAATAAAACTATTTTAGATATATCATCATAAAAAATATCAAAAGAAAACAAGTTGCTCGCCCgattgatgcacacaaccttaAGTTAGAGCTAGGTACTCCACAATAAAAATATCATCTATCGAGGATGTCACGATTAAAATCCACGTGGTGGGCATCAGCAACCCAGTTGACCTCCTACAGTAGCGGTTACCCATTGGCAAGGGTGGAGAAAAAAAACTTTTACCGTTGCTAAAGTTTGACACAGCcatgggagggggggggggggcaacgaCAAGGTTCTCCTTTGTTCCCTCACTATGGTGCCTGGTCGACGCCATGACAGCGGCACACAATGGTGCTCGTGGTATCACTCATGCCCTTTGGAAGGTTGTCCGCGCGGGTGTTCTTCTTCATCTCGAGCTTGAGGGCGGGTCGATAAGGTGTGATATGGAGCTTTCCACCGAGTCTGATATGCATGTAGTGGCCTCTAAGATTCTGGCTCTAAAACGGCGGAGACGAGTGGTCTAGTAGAAGCGGGAAAACTTGAACCACAAGAAGGTGTTGCCATTCGTGGACCGGCTTTGAAACACATGTACACACTGTGACTATCATTAGAGGCATTCGGACTAGTTCCATGGTTTGCATGTCAACTTTGTTTTCAAGATTCTCTCCAATGCCACCAAACAAACTACATTATATTGAACCTTCACAAGCTAAAATAACTCATAGATTTTGACAAGTTGCATAAGTTGTCTACACCACTAGCTAAAATCTAAGATTGTTCAGTGTGATGCGACCGTGGACACTACACTTTCATGGTAGGGGACGTCATGATGATGTATACGACGCCGCAGAGAATAAAGTCTCGTGACTATATTAGCGCCTTGGTGGGGCTAGATGTTGCACACATCTAACAGACTTCGACATTTCACTTTTATGTGCACCCGTAGGTGGTGATTACCGTAATAAAGTCTTTTAAATAAATATGTTATGTCGATTTTAATTTGTTGTTATGTTTATAAGGGCATGTATGATGGTCTTATATATCTCAGCAGTGCAATCTATAGGATAATGTTGAGTTGAAGCATAGAAAAAAGATAAtctctaacaagaaagataaatcaTTATTCTCTATTGTACGAGATGTCTTATCTAGACACATGTTTTCTAGTTTATTTCAATCATGTCATCATTTAAGGAGTATGTGAAAAATAAGTGTTGGAAACATCACTAAAGGATAATCTATTGTATAACACATTTTATCAGTTCTGATCACATGTAATTTTCTAAGGTGAGACTATCTCATCAACTATTGTACATGCACTAAATTTTGTGATCCAACTAGAAACATTTATGATACCTACAACCACCTAGAGTTTCTCTTGTCATAATTTTGTTTATTTTCCATGTGAACTTTTTATTAGGAGAGTTGTCTCTCTTGCTTTGTTGTTGATCTTTTGTAGTCTTCTATAGCACGCGTGTATTGTGCTTATGGAGGGTGTTGGATTCACCAATGTAATGGTTCAAACTCTCTTTTAATCAATTCTTTTGCCTcgttttaaaaataataattttaatttaatatTATGTTCATCTAATAAAAGTTATATTAGATTTTTCtacatatagatgtatctagatgatATATCTATCATCAATGGGAAGGACCCAATCGCCTGCCTCTTTCTTGGTCCACCCCCCCTGGTGGGTACTTTATAGCTCACAACACGAGATAGGCAGATATGTGACATAGTCTCATTGCTTTCATTGACAACAAGCTCGGGGTAGAGAGAAGAAGAATCAAGACAAAAAAAATTGGCAAGAAAAATAGCAAAGAGAAGGCACAAAACTTTACTCTTGATGCTAAACCAGAGGCCCAAGTGAGTTAAATTCCACAATCTTCAATAACGATTTGCTTATTTTTCCACTGTGAAAGCTTCTCTCAATCCCTTCGTAGTCATTTCTTTTCTGGGCAGATACTTACCTGGTTGGCCATACACCCAAATTTAGAtaaaattaaaatatattttatgtgaTAAAGAGAGTATATTATTTCGGGGAAAAGGGGCTTACTTTCAGAATCCACTAAAGCtaagattaaaaaaaaaaatagagactACAGATAAGACTAATCGTCCAATAAACGTGGAGGAGGCCACTGAAAACGGACGCCACAATTCGCAAAAGAAAAGACACTTTCTTCACGTAGAGGCGACTGACTCCATCCTCCCGAATAAACAAGAGTACAGTCCAGCACGGGGAGAAGGATTCGTTCCCATTTCTTTTCTCCTCTCGTtcaggcatctccagcggcgcgatacATTTTAGCGTCtgcacgcgtccgtttgcgtcggtccttttggtcgaaaacgaccgcgcgtccgtttacgtcgggggtggctccagcagcacgacgcattttttttataGGACGAGtcatttttttgaactgaaacataatttacaaaaactgaaacataacttacatacttgaaaacattaaaaaaaaaaacctaaaacgcctactgctgcgcatcgtcgccgtgctgctcctcgtcgctgtcgagcaagaTGATCTCCGGTACGTCCCACGGCCGCAGCCAtccggggagcgtacgccgggcgcgatcgcggtgctcgaggttgaggaggctgcggccgaggcggcggtggaggcgcccggtGGCTGCGGGCCgtggcggcggatgaggagcccagccataaggccgtggcggcggtgggagAGGCGCCTAGCCAtaaggccgtggcggcggcggggaggcgcccaaggccgtggcggcggtggaggaggcgccgccgagtccggGAGCGcccgtcgaagggcttcatcggcGGACGAGCCGggcggcatgacggcggtggcgtagcggggcaacggcggccgcaccggcgcgtcgtactcggagacgaggaggccgagcttggccatctcgtcgtccgtcatgttgtcggggaactcgaagttccggccctccgccatggcctgctgccattcgtggaagacgaggccgacgtagtcctcgctgtcgtccttcacctcctcgctatggtacgcgagcgcctcgatgtagtcgtcgtagacggcgtaggcttcgtcgtcgtcgtcctcgtcctcgcggtcgttgtgctgcggctgctcacgtcgcgtcggcgcctgctgacgacgcgtcggcgcctgctgacgacgagccggcggtgcagggccgaagggataatccccgtcgcccatgaagccagcccttcgtccgttgtccgtctccgtggacaggtatgtacgccaactctccgagtcgatggcgtacgccggatcggcgcgaggtccgccggcggatatcgcctcctgcgccggatctccttggtccgctcGGGCTCGCGCGCGAGTaccggagggatgggcacccggcggccgccgccgccggcagccgcacACCGGACCGGgcgtcgcacggcacccatttgccgtgcatgagcctccccaccgtgacggggagcgccaccttcttgctgccgccgccggaggcctcgaagtcgttcttcttccccatggcgcggcggcggttgtggtgcgagtggagccgtgggcgaaggagcaacgcggccgccggacttttaagggcggccgcgcacgggatacgatgccattgaagacgGTGCGaagcccggccgccgcccgccggtgcacGCGCGGAACAGAAGCTGCGGCATTCATGGCGAAGGCAGCGGCGCGGACGCAGAGGCGCCGACCGCGgagcgatggccgcggaagcgatgccctccatgcaggctcgctgccaggcgggcccggtggagaccgcagcggacactttgcgcgtccgcgcagcatccgccgagacgcaaacctggcgtatatttggaccaggtttgcgtctccacggacggcccggtcactttgcgtcgtgccgctggagagggtgccagacgcatttacgatcaaagcggacgcaaaccgctggagatgccctcatgcaCCTGGGTGTGCAGAGAAGCTGGATGCCAGCAGCGCCAGCACGGCCCGCCCCCACCTACCGTGAGAATTCTACAGGAGAACCTTGTGTGACGAAGAAATTGCATGTGCCACCTCATTTCCTGGAGAAAGCGCATTCTGCCTCCACATCGCTACAGGCTCGCACATCGCTTATCCTGCAATGAAAGCGATTAGCGAGATAAACTAAGCACGAGGCGTTGAGCAACTTGGTCATTAGAGAAAACCAACTTGGGCCCAGTTCTTTTCAGCTACAGCTTGTGCATAAGCCGATGTAGTTTGAGCTGTCCAGATAAACAGCAGTGAGAATAAGCCAATGTGAAACTGCACTCCAGTTCTTTTCAGCTTCTAGTGTTCCAGTTTATTGTTTGAATTGTATGATGAAAAGGCTAACATACCCCTCGAATAATTTTGTGTTTCGACTACCTAATATTTTGTGCTGATTGTATGCTTATGTGTAACTCTACTGCATTTGAAATACCACCGCATTTGACGAAAAACATTGAACAATGGACAGGTTCTATCACTGTAACAAACAATTAAATGCAGATAATCTTGTACGGCTGTCAATATGAGAGTTCGGCTCCAATATGAGAGTTCGGCTCCAGCAGCAAAAGGCTAGAGAGGTGGCGGTGGCTGGAGAGCTCCGGCCGGCCGCAGCCAGCGATGGGAGCAGGGAGCAGCAGATGGATCTTGCCGGCGAGCTGGAGCTCCGGTCGATCCGGGGTGACGAGGTAGGAGGGCGCCGCGGTTATCCCTCCGCCATGGAATTGAACCGGGGTAAGCAGGGGAGCGGTTAAGCGGCAAGGGGTGGCGGCGGAGACTGCCGGAGttgcccctgccgccgccgccggcgggcgGTGTGGGAGGAGAGGAACCCTAGCGGTTCTTTTCGCGAGAGAGGAGAGCTGAGGGTGTCGGTCGTgtctttagttttttttttagctGGGTCGTGTCTTTTATTCGATGGAAAACGTTTCGGCAGCGTGGTGGCATGTCAACGTAAATAGGATGAAAACTAGGGGTATCCTCATGTACCGGTTCGGTTGGGCTCGGGAAGCTGCGGGAAGCTGGGGGTACCCAGCTTCTCCCCACTGTGAAGGATTTGTGAAAAACGGCTGCCCCAAAAAACGGCTTAAAATTGAGTTCTTTTGGGCTTAGGCTTATTTGCACCTCTAAGCTGTTCAAAAGCTTCAAAAGAACTGGGCCTTGGTCGTTCGCGAGATAAACAATCTGCACGAGCACCAAGTGGAGCCTTGATAAGCATGAGTACTGGCAAGTCTCCATACTATATCAGCAAGACGACAAGGAGAGCGATTCTTTGCCGGCTGAATCTGATCCGGCTGCTAAGCTTTCAAGTCTAGACTACTTCAGCCATCTTCATCTTTGATTCGTAGGATTCTAAAAACGGAGAGAGGAAAAATCGCAAGAGATTTCAAACCAATCATCCAACAGGGGGGTTTTGTGggtattaaagttttttttttgaatcaaaAGCATTATATAAATAAGACAagtaagccgcctcattaaaaaccttccagtccccttcggtaccctggtaaggaaaagagtacgTAAGAAACTTGCTGTCTGAGTTACATGATCGTTACATCATTTGCCAGCACACTAAAAATAAAATCAGGGGGGTCATCGAGCCAAACAATAGACTCTGATCCCTCTGCTGATCTAGCTAAAGTATGTGCTGCCATGTTGGCTTCTCTAGGACAATGAGAAAACACCACCTCTACAAAGCTATGACAAAGCATCGAACACTCCTCATAAATTGCTGCAGTTGGGCCAAAAGAATTCCCGCCTTGATTCATAACCTCGATCACATCCATGCAGTCAGAATTCACCTCAATCCTGTTGCAGCCTATCTGACCAGCAAGAATTAAGCCATCCCGAAGAGCTCTAGCTTCGGCAGAGGATGGATCAGATATAAAGGGTATGCCACAACAGCTCGCCGCCAGAAAGCCCCCATTATCGTCGCGAAGGATTGCTCCAGTACTTCCGGTTCCAATTTCAGCATTAAACCCTGCATCAACGTTTAGTTTCACAAAGTTTTCCCTTGGCTTTTCCCACCCATGTCTGTCAATTCCTGTCTTCCTCTTCTTTGCTCTAGAGAAATTCAGGGTGAGTGTAGATATTGACTGTGCAGTACGAGCCGGAGATTGAGCAGCTTCACCGTGGGtggcttttctcctctcccaccaAATATACCAAACCGCTACTGCTATCAAGTCATTCCGATCCACTTCCGGAGTCATCGGAGCCGCAGCCAGCTTATCCCGGAGCAAAGCTTCCAAAACTGCTCCGCCATTTGGTTCAGCAGAGGTCACATGCAATATCAAGTCTCTCATACCGAGAAGGCTCCAAATTTCCAACACCCGCGGGCAGCAGAAAAAAGCATGGCGAATACTCTCACAGTCAGTTTGGCAGAGTGAGCATTGCGAGCTCGTGATCATATGCCTATTGGCTAACACCCCATTACAGGGAATAACCCCCAGGAGAGATCTCCATAAGTGAATTTTCACCTTGGCTGGAACATTCAGAGCCCATATTGTTTTCCAAACAGGCAGGTTTGAAGATGTACCATAGCCTGATGTTCGTCTTAATTTGACGCCGTGTTGATGATCCCACTCTGCATGGTAGCATGAACGAACTAAGAATATACCCGTCTTTGTAAAGTGCCAAGAAACAAAGTCCTGCATAAGCCCACTCGCTAGAGGAATGTTCAGAATCCGCTGTACATCAACAGGCCAAAAAATGTCGTTTAAAATTTCTTCATCCCACTTCTCAGTTTCAGGATCTATCAAATCAGAAACTCTAGACAGAACAATATTGCCTCTTCTGGTAGTGATCATACGATTTGGAATTCCAGGAACCCACGGATCCGTCCAAATATTTATTTTAGAACCATCCCCAACACGCCACATATGTCCTCTTTTGAAAGTGTTAATACTAGCCCAAATGCTTTGCCATGTATAAGAACTCCCTTTTTTCAACTGGCAATTCAGAATGTCCCCGGATGGATAATATTTCGCTCTCAGAACTGTAGCACAAAGAGACTCTGGTACAGAGATCAATCTC includes:
- the LOC124691955 gene encoding EIN3-binding F-box protein 1-like, whose translation is MPAFRAYGDGGCLVSAPAELSGMFCRGAGGVVQVQQQRKRSLVAASAVAAAAAAAEYVRASKKARQPAQPSLDALPDECLFEVLRRLPGGRERADSACVSRRWLALLASIRASELGHHATTTAPPLPDLNEEFVMEDDSSSSPAADPAVERALEGKEATDIRLAAMAVVAGSRGGLERLAVRGSHPARGVTDQGLLAVARASPNLRSLALWNVPLVTDAGLAEIAAGCPKLERLDITACPLITDKGLAAVAQGCPDLVSLTMESCSGLGNDGLRAVGRCCARLQALSIKNCAHVGDQGISSLVCSASATLAKIRLQGLNITDASLAVIGYYGKAVTDLTLARLAAVGERGFWVMANANGLQNLRCISVTSCPGVTDLAIVSVAKFCSSLKQLCLKKCEHVSDAGLKAFAESAKLLENLQLEECNRVTLVGVLACLVNCSQKFRALSLVKCTGVKDICAAPARLPVCKSLRFLTIKDCPGFTDASLAVVGMICPQLEQVDLSGLGEVTDSGLLPLITSSESGLVKVDFSGCKNITDVAVSALMKAHGKSIKQVSLEGCSKITDASLFSISENCAELAELDLSNCMISDSGIASLAAAKQFQLRVLSLFGCTNVTQRSVPFLGNMGKLEGLNLQFCNMIGDHSIASLEKQLWWCDILA